aaaattttattgagatgttGAAGAGAAACAGCCAACATATACATTCCTCATTTCATCGCGATTGGCATTTTACCCACACGATAAGCTCTTCTCTGTCTTTGCTCTAACTTCAGGTCTCCTTGGCAGTCCCCCTTCTGTTCTCTGTTGCTGCCTGGTGTTGTTTGAAGTCCACCAGGGCAGAGCCCCCTGGCGTAGTCACAAGTGGGAGCGGTAATTGCGATTGGCTGTAGGGAAAGGACAGATTTGCAATAGGGACGCCTGTAGAACATACCCATTCATCCCCTTCCTGCCCAAATGTGAGcctaattcaaaatgaaattctCAGCCTGAGGTTTCAGGGTCCTATGAGAGCTAACTCCAAGAGGGAGGGCCCACTGGCTAACAATACCCCCCTCACCCCTGTTTGATGGCTCCCCAGCTCATCCCTCACTCACCATCATCACACCGTTTTCTACTCTTCAGGCTGCCCTTCCGATATTTTCTTTTGCTACCACCTCGCTTGACTCCCTTGTGAGGAGCTCGGTTCTTGCCCCTCCTCATGCCATGACTTTTAAATTTGCGGCTGGTCGACATTGTACTTTCTGCCAAAATGAGGGGCTTTGCAGGGCCCTGAGGCTCTGAGTCTGGGTATTTAAAGCCTTAGCCATTGTGACTGTGAAAGGGGCGTGGCTGAGCAGGTGGGCAGGTCTCCACTGTGATGTCACCAGCCTTTGTTACACTTTGCTAATATATGAGAAATAAGGTGGCCCCCCTACTGCAGCTCAAGGCTACCCTCaactttgagggtttttttttaatgttaaatgagGCTTTCCAGACAGGTGTTACTGAGCACCTAAATTCCAGCCCTGTGCCGGGCATCTGGAGAGTACACGAACCATTAAAATAGGTATTGCCTGCTTGTAGGAAATTTAATGGTTGTtgagtgtgtatatatgcatCACATCTAAGCCTCTTACAGCATTGGGAGATAACGAGTAAGGATTTGACTCTGGGGAACTCAATCAATAAGACCAAAAcataaatgtttcttctctttctcctaaaGTTTTCTCAACCTGAGCACTGCTGAGGCTATGGGCTGACTATGTGGGACTGTTGTTAAAAAGCATTTAACTGAGCAAATTTGAAGATCTCATTGGCTTTATTAaatgattcatgaatcaggcagcatctcATCTGGCAAACAGAGAGATACTCCAAGGGGTTACACAACATGGGTGCCTTTTATAGTAAGGGGAGCTGGACAAGGAAAGGAAGTCATCAGTAAGGAGACAATGAGAATTCATGGAGGAAAGTAAAAGTTCAGGTGATGAtggcttctcattggctgagctgcGGCCGTTTCCATTGGCTGTGCTTGTTGCTGGGCGATGgaaatcttccttcctcctgctgggggAGTAAAGTAGTTGCACTTCCTGTTGGGGTCAGTACCTGATGTCTTCCTTTTGGGGTGAGTAACTGACTGTGGTAGGGTGTGAGAGTGCCCTCTATGGGTACTTCCAACTCCAATTTTAGTTGAGGTTTCCTTTTACTAATTTTCACATTGccttgtgcattgtaggatgtttggcGGCATTTTTGGCCTGCACCCATTAGATGCCAGGAGAGCCCCTATAGCTGTggaaaccaaaaatgtttccaaacaCTGCCTGTGGGTAGGGGCaaaaatcacccctggttgagaacctttgacttagccatttaaaaaaatttggttaGCACGTATTTATTGATCACATAGTATGTGCCATAAACTTAGGTGCTAGGAAAATAGCAGTGGGTGAAAACAGACATAGAGCTTTCAGCTTAGGGGGGAGAAAGCTATTATCAGACATCTACACCAATCAGTGAGTAATCACTTCTCAACATGGTGCAAGGTGAGGTTGGAGGGAGAGGCAGATACCAGACCAGGCTCAAGCCATGGGAAAATGTTTAAGAGGATGACGTGATAAGATTACAGGCTGCTGGAATGGGAGGGGATGGACTGATGAGGAAGCAAAGTGAACAAAGGGAGAGGATATTGAGAATGGTAGTGGTTCaggagagaaatatttgaaaatggctgaggcctgggacaggGAGCATGTTGATTAGGATGTAGAGA
The genomic region above belongs to Camelus ferus isolate YT-003-E chromosome 5, BCGSAC_Cfer_1.0, whole genome shotgun sequence and contains:
- the TNP1 gene encoding spermatid nuclear transition protein 1, whose amino-acid sequence is MSTSRKFKSHGMRRGKNRAPHKGVKRGGSKRKYRKGSLKSRKRCDDANRNYRSHL